A single window of Acanthopagrus latus isolate v.2019 chromosome 1, fAcaLat1.1, whole genome shotgun sequence DNA harbors:
- the ccdc175 gene encoding trichohyalin codes for MLNMATCLVPDFPAVMIALEHLKELDKQLKEDGIPFSPEASLHLTEITSAVTQLEVDRRAAHEHLEVETIENSKLRHQSNIIRERMSQEITADVAAARASNAEEIEQLQKELVAVSQLKESIVERQEALLSQNEALYPERENVKAEHDKVVATLNDQITLKYGLQLHLDRTLEQVEELKSTIVVVERDKITLPQNMALEREAFTAKRDNLSREVDQVEGKIKQQKQEIRRSRRELETVDNKKHETNEHLDELTLHMAKLESEVQRLTASVCECEKQLEGETQKHQDLRQQRQTLKKELCELRETHSVVVQHLKEQIATVEGKIEESRASRLLFQDSLAHIYEIFKHQCDEENEVKAEYSHVSQQLEQSKLQLEERIASIVKLSKETKDMDRQIAELLEANTINKRIFERNQEEMYGDMDTEKKNVSHFEEEKGRLTRLLEKAKRKQEEHVAKMTSDIGSTRRRYQELQQEEDALLQRQPKSSDAGLLMSYMAECEVEYRQEETRHHQEMEQCTAATESIVRSNEEKQREVEEKEEMLKEVEATWDAEVSRYQRLKMLTCELMRKRDNLEASIQELKEKTSSLLQPKEKMKTELGEMRGSHMDWLKKQASELRAVEISIYNNSMNLQEVSMENSRLHLHIRQMTEDVSRAREDKERYWQELQQFRQDILALFESLQEAWREDMLLTQDCQSSDGALLESMSTVINFLKTRREELGNFSALLHHQMLDFSKRLGDKTTVD; via the coding sequence ATGTTGAACATGGCTACTTGCCTTGTCCCCGACTTCCCGGCCGTCATGATCGCCCTCGAGCATTTAAAGGAACTGGACAAGCAGCTGAAAGAGGACGGGATACCATTCTCACCTGAGGCAAGCCTTCACCTGACAGAAATAACGTCTGCTGTCACTCAGCTGGAGGTGGACCGGCGTGCTGCTCATGAACATTTAGAGGTTGAGACCATAGAAAACAGCAAGCTGAGACATCAATCTAACATCATAAGGGAACGAATGAGCCAGGAGATCACGGCTGATGTAGCAGCAGCCCGGGCATCAAATGCTGAGGAGATAGAGCAGCTGCAAAAAGAGCTCGTCGCAGTTTCTCAGCTGAAGGAGTCCATTGTAGAAAGACAGGAAGCCCTCCTGAGCCAAAATGAAGCGCTATACCCCGAGCGAGAGAATGTGAAGGCTGAACACGACAAGGTTGTCGCCACTCTGAATGATCAAATCACCTTGAAATATGGCTTGCAGTTGCACCTGGATCGGACtctggagcaggtggaggagcttAAGTCCACCATTGTCGTGGTCGAACGGGACAAAATAACACTGCCGCAAAACATGGCACTGGAACGAGAAGCATTCACTGCGAAACGAGACAACCTGTCCAGAGAGGTGGACCAGGTCGAGGGGAAAATTAAGCAGCAGAAGCAAGAgatcaggaggagcaggagagagctGGAGACAGTTGACAACAAGAAACATGAAACCAATGAGCATCTGGACGAGCTCACACTTCACATGGCCAAGCTGGAGAGCGAGGTACAGAGACTGACGGCATCTGTGTGCGAGTGCGAGAAACAGCTGGAGGGGGAGACCCAAAAACATCAGGATTTGAGGCAACAGAGACAAACTCTAAAGAAAGAGCTGTGTGAGTTACGTGAAACCCACAGCGTTGTCGTCCAGCATCTGAAAGAGCAAATTGCCACAGTGGAAGGTAAAATAGAAGAAAGTCGAGCATCGCGATTGCTCTTTCAAGACTCCCTGGCTCATATCTATGAGATATTCAAACACCAATGTGATGAAGAGAATGAAGTGAAGGCAGAGTATTCCCATGTCTcgcagcagctggagcagtccaagctgcagctggaggagcgcATTGCCTCCATAGTCAAACTCAGCAAGGAGACCAAAGACATGGACAGGCAGATCGCAGAACTCCTGGAAGCCAACACGATCAACAAGCGCATATTTGAGAGGAATCAGGAGGAGATGTATGGCGACAtggacacagagaagaagaacgtCAGCCATTTTGAGGAAGAGAAGGGGCGGCTGACAAGGCTCTTGGAGAAGGCGaagaggaagcaggaggagcacGTGGCGAAAATGACCTCTGATATTGGCAGCACCAGGAGGAGGTACCAGGAGCTTCAACAAGAGGAGGATGCACTCCTGCAGCGGCAGCCCAAGAGTTCAGATGCCGGCTTGCTGATGAGTTACATGGCCGAGTGTGAGGTGGAGTACAGACAAGAGGAGACCAGACACCATCAAGAAATGGAGCAGTGCACTGCGGCGACTGAGAGCATTGTGAGGAGCAAcgaggagaagcagagggaagtggaggagaaagaggagatgCTGAAGGAGGTGGAAGCAACGTGGGACGCAGAGGTGTCCAGGTACCAGAGACTGAAAATGCTGACATGTGAGCTGATGAGAAAGAGGGACAATCTGGAGGCATCGATtcaggagctgaaggagaaaaCCAGCTCTCTGCTACAGCccaaagagaaaatgaagactgAGCTGGGGGAAATGCGAGGAAGTCACATGGACTGGCTCAAGAAACAGGCGTCAGAGCTGAGAGCTGTGGAGATAAGCATCTATAACAATAGCATGAATCTGCAGGAGGTCAGCATGGAGAACAGCAGGCTACATCTTCATATCAGACAGATGACAGAGGATGTCAGCAGGGCGAGGGAGGACAAAGAGCGATACTGGCAGGAGCTCCAGCAGTTCAGGCAGGACATATTGGCCTTGTTTGAGAGTTTACAGGAAGCATGGAGAGAGGACATGCTGCTAACTCAGGACTGTCAGAGCAGCGATGGGGCTCTGTTGGAGTCAATGAGCACTGTAATAAACTTTCTGAAGACCAGGAGAGAGGAGTTAGGGAATTTCAGCGCACTCCTGCACCACCAAATGTTAGACTTCAGCAAACGACTGGGAGATAAAACAACTGTAGATTAG
- the LOC119027483 gene encoding nocturnin-like isoform X1, producing METLVCPMGGGATRLYSALTQTLSSSPLPLPPSHLDPLPPADINLDPAFCQGQRVSDPVELLRQCEEALRDSPPRFHRKFTHVGDGGSAPSSPIRVMQWNILAQALGEGLDSFVQCPLEALSWSHRKFLILEEILTYRPHILCLQEVDHYYDTLQPVLSGLGYSGNFCPKPWSPCLDVEGNNGPDGCALFFDQSRFEFLDSVNLRLSAMRIPTNQVAVVTMLRCRSTGRCFCIAVTHLKARSGWEWLRSAQGSDLLRHLQNLVQRQAGSQTGAPTPDIPLVICGDFNAVPTEEVYRRFTASPLGLDSAYKKLSQDGLTEPEYTTWKIRPTGECCTTLDYIWYTQDSLRVDAVLDMPTEEQIGPNRLPSFSYPSDHLSLVCDFSFKEKE from the exons ATGGAGACTTTGG TGTGTCCAATGGGTGGAGGTGCCACCAGGCTGTACAGCGCCCTGACTCAGACCctcagcagctctcctctccccctccctccatcccatctggaccccctccctcctgcagACATAAACCTGGATCCAGCTTTCTGTCAG GGGCAGAGGGTGTCCGatccagtggagctgcttcgACAGTGTGAGGAGGCCCTCAGAGACAGCCCGCCTCGCTTCCACAGGAAGTTCACTCATGTCGGTGATGGAGGCAGCGCCCCCAGCAGCCCCATCAGGGTGATGCAGTGGAACATATTGGCACAAG CTCTGGGCGAGGGACTCGACAGTTTTGTCCAGTGTCCCCTGGAGGCCCTCAGCTGGTCCCACAGGAAGTTCCTCATCTTAGAAGAGATCCTCACCTACCGACCTCATATCCTGTGTTTGCAGGAAGTTGACCACTACTATGACACCCTCCAGCCAGTCCTGTCAGGTCTTGGTTACAGCGGTAACTTCTGCCCTAAACCATGGTCGCCGTGCCTGGATGTCGAGGGCAACAACGGCCCCGATGGCTGCGCACTGTTCTTCGATCAGTCACGATTTGAGTTCCTGGATAGCGTGAACCTACGGCTCTCTGCCATGAGGATACCAACCAATCAG GTTGCTGTGGTGACAATGCTACGTTGTCGCAGCACAGGTCGATGCTTTTGCATTGCAGTGACCCACCTGAAGGCTCGTTCTGGCTGGGAGTGGCTCCGCAGCGCCCAGGGCTCCGACCTTCTCCGACACCTGCAGAATCTGGTCCAGAGACAAGCCGGCAGCCAAACAGGTGCCCCTACCCCTGACATTCCTCTGGTCATATGTGGAGATTTCAACGCAGTCCCCACTGAGGAGGTGTACCGACGTTTCACAGCATCGCCTCTTGGTTTGGACTCGGCCTATAAGAAACTCAGCCAGGACGGTTTGACTGAGCCAGAATACACAACATGGAAGATTCGACCTACTGGGGAATGCTGCACCACTCTGGACTACATCTGGTACACGCAGGACTCACTGAGAGTGGACGCAGTTTTGGACATGCCCACGGAGGAGCAGATTGGGCCAAACAGGCTTCCATCCTTCAGCTATCCGTCTGACCATCTTTCTCTGGTGTGTGACTTCAGCTTTAAGGAGAAAGAGTGA
- the LOC119027483 gene encoding nocturnin-like isoform X2, translating to MGGGATRLYSALTQTLSSSPLPLPPSHLDPLPPADINLDPAFCQGQRVSDPVELLRQCEEALRDSPPRFHRKFTHVGDGGSAPSSPIRVMQWNILAQALGEGLDSFVQCPLEALSWSHRKFLILEEILTYRPHILCLQEVDHYYDTLQPVLSGLGYSGNFCPKPWSPCLDVEGNNGPDGCALFFDQSRFEFLDSVNLRLSAMRIPTNQVAVVTMLRCRSTGRCFCIAVTHLKARSGWEWLRSAQGSDLLRHLQNLVQRQAGSQTGAPTPDIPLVICGDFNAVPTEEVYRRFTASPLGLDSAYKKLSQDGLTEPEYTTWKIRPTGECCTTLDYIWYTQDSLRVDAVLDMPTEEQIGPNRLPSFSYPSDHLSLVCDFSFKEKE from the exons ATGGGTGGAGGTGCCACCAGGCTGTACAGCGCCCTGACTCAGACCctcagcagctctcctctccccctccctccatcccatctggaccccctccctcctgcagACATAAACCTGGATCCAGCTTTCTGTCAG GGGCAGAGGGTGTCCGatccagtggagctgcttcgACAGTGTGAGGAGGCCCTCAGAGACAGCCCGCCTCGCTTCCACAGGAAGTTCACTCATGTCGGTGATGGAGGCAGCGCCCCCAGCAGCCCCATCAGGGTGATGCAGTGGAACATATTGGCACAAG CTCTGGGCGAGGGACTCGACAGTTTTGTCCAGTGTCCCCTGGAGGCCCTCAGCTGGTCCCACAGGAAGTTCCTCATCTTAGAAGAGATCCTCACCTACCGACCTCATATCCTGTGTTTGCAGGAAGTTGACCACTACTATGACACCCTCCAGCCAGTCCTGTCAGGTCTTGGTTACAGCGGTAACTTCTGCCCTAAACCATGGTCGCCGTGCCTGGATGTCGAGGGCAACAACGGCCCCGATGGCTGCGCACTGTTCTTCGATCAGTCACGATTTGAGTTCCTGGATAGCGTGAACCTACGGCTCTCTGCCATGAGGATACCAACCAATCAG GTTGCTGTGGTGACAATGCTACGTTGTCGCAGCACAGGTCGATGCTTTTGCATTGCAGTGACCCACCTGAAGGCTCGTTCTGGCTGGGAGTGGCTCCGCAGCGCCCAGGGCTCCGACCTTCTCCGACACCTGCAGAATCTGGTCCAGAGACAAGCCGGCAGCCAAACAGGTGCCCCTACCCCTGACATTCCTCTGGTCATATGTGGAGATTTCAACGCAGTCCCCACTGAGGAGGTGTACCGACGTTTCACAGCATCGCCTCTTGGTTTGGACTCGGCCTATAAGAAACTCAGCCAGGACGGTTTGACTGAGCCAGAATACACAACATGGAAGATTCGACCTACTGGGGAATGCTGCACCACTCTGGACTACATCTGGTACACGCAGGACTCACTGAGAGTGGACGCAGTTTTGGACATGCCCACGGAGGAGCAGATTGGGCCAAACAGGCTTCCATCCTTCAGCTATCCGTCTGACCATCTTTCTCTGGTGTGTGACTTCAGCTTTAAGGAGAAAGAGTGA